One Candidatus Eisenbacteria bacterium genomic window carries:
- a CDS encoding hydroxylamine oxidase: MAALLVLGVPLLILLAALAPATVIAGAQPVISDDTEACLDCHSMTTSGIYWDWKHSRHAQSSLSAALTYPELSRRVSIKAAPAGMDSIAIGCAECHTLNANEHGDTFEHNGYNIHVVVTPRDCSTCHPEEVVQYAGNIMSNAHSNLVDNSLYQMLQSSINGVQHFIGDTITTDPQDELTDAESCLYCHGTVVSAVEMEERDTAFGEMSFPVLQGWPNQGVGRVNPDGSLGACTACHTRHQFSIEMARKPATCAECHKGPDVPASKVYEVSKHGNLYYSMQDKWSFDSVPWIPGRDFIAPTCATCHVSLLATEDGDVVAERTHRMNDRLAWRLLGVPYAHPHPISANTSIIQNKAGLPLPTELTGEPVDAFLIRAEDMRERAARMKGICAPCHAAGWTDSHFARLDKAIETTNAMTLSATEILLAAWSGGYAKGPAQSGNPFDEAIEKMWTEQWLFYANSIRFASAMGGADYGTFANGRWALSKNLREMHDWLMLRSGE, encoded by the coding sequence ATGGCCGCCCTGTTGGTGCTTGGGGTGCCGCTGCTGATCCTTTTGGCGGCGCTTGCACCGGCCACCGTGATCGCAGGCGCACAGCCGGTCATCAGCGACGACACCGAAGCCTGTCTCGATTGCCACTCGATGACGACATCCGGAATTTATTGGGATTGGAAACACAGCCGGCACGCGCAGTCCTCCCTATCCGCCGCATTGACCTATCCGGAGCTCAGCCGGCGCGTATCGATCAAGGCCGCTCCGGCGGGAATGGATAGCATCGCCATCGGCTGTGCGGAGTGCCACACCCTTAACGCCAATGAGCACGGCGACACATTTGAACATAACGGCTACAACATACATGTTGTTGTGACTCCCCGCGATTGTTCAACATGCCACCCCGAAGAAGTGGTGCAGTATGCCGGCAATATAATGTCCAACGCCCACAGCAACCTTGTGGACAATTCCCTGTATCAGATGCTCCAATCCTCCATCAACGGTGTTCAACATTTTATCGGGGATACGATCACAACCGATCCGCAGGATGAGTTGACCGACGCTGAATCCTGTCTCTATTGCCATGGAACCGTTGTCAGCGCCGTTGAAATGGAGGAAAGAGACACCGCCTTTGGAGAAATGTCCTTCCCTGTTCTTCAGGGATGGCCCAATCAGGGCGTCGGGCGCGTCAACCCAGACGGAAGCCTCGGCGCCTGCACCGCGTGTCATACAAGACACCAGTTCTCGATCGAGATGGCCCGGAAACCGGCGACCTGCGCCGAGTGTCACAAGGGCCCCGATGTTCCGGCGTCAAAAGTCTATGAGGTGAGCAAGCATGGGAATCTCTACTACTCCATGCAGGATAAATGGTCCTTTGATTCCGTTCCGTGGATTCCGGGAAGGGATTTTATCGCGCCAACCTGCGCCACTTGTCATGTCTCCTTGCTCGCAACGGAAGATGGTGATGTTGTGGCCGAGAGAACCCATCGGATGAATGACCGCCTGGCCTGGCGCCTGTTGGGCGTTCCCTACGCCCACCCGCATCCGATTTCCGCCAACACTTCAATTATACAAAACAAAGCGGGTTTACCGCTGCCGACCGAGCTGACCGGCGAGCCGGTGGATGCTTTTCTCATCAGGGCGGAGGACATGCGGGAGAGAGCGGCCCGGATGAAGGGAATTTGTGCCCCCTGCCACGCGGCCGGCTGGACAGATTCGCATTTCGCGCGCCTTGATAAGGCGATTGAGACAACAAACGCCATGACGCTGTCCGCGACTGAAATCCTTCTTGCCGCCTGGAGCGGCGGTTATGCCAAGGGGCCGGCGCAAAGCGGCAATCCCTTTGATGAAGCGATCGAAAAGATGTGGACCGAGCAATGGCTCTTCTATGCCAACTCCATCCGCTTTGCCTCCGCCATGGGAGGGGCCGATTACGGCACTTTTGCCAACGGCCGCTGGGCGCTCTCCAAGAACCTGCGGGAGATGCATGACTGGCTGATGTTGAGAAGCGGGGAGTGA
- a CDS encoding carboxypeptidase-like regulatory domain-containing protein — translation MRYCRFFPILISALLLLLAACGDDDCSTKPSCPGQEKIFGTVTGGLGPIAGARLRILTLKEMVPGQQIQIIATTDSAGRFNVAVPPGYYGVELTAPGLYQPLWYSENGLSAGISEADTLSITSAGDSIRVDFILGGLEIHLQTPTVLDGMALICGLEEALSAHPQNQARSDPQSGERTFTFEVVPSGDYFVKITVFNPEKGNGSSFWLPSALDRPTAESFHVDPMNLTSATREIPEPAALQGAIGGRWAELEAGRPNIRFYNAQETVIGSHSVDESGVYNIPIFAAGSLRLRVSMGYSDQWIGGEDYSSAHAFDIVPGNDFPVDDISIGGLQCLLVGDPEWEPYNATIEIFNQEGTRVTMARPDQDNTLPIPLFSADIFKLRMKWNGASSWRPQWFDRATSIDEATALYLPAEGEIVSVLITLEEGGTIAGGIIKADGEPASEFPLAVIAVDPEWSWSNYWRTSSDGAYLIEGLPDGEFIVGVRHSCPECNVVTWYPGTTEQDSAQTITILDAQDVTGIDFQLQSTLSQLTP, via the coding sequence ATGCGCTACTGTCGCTTTTTCCCCATATTGATTTCCGCGCTGTTGCTGTTGCTGGCCGCATGCGGCGACGATGACTGCTCGACGAAGCCATCATGCCCGGGCCAAGAAAAGATCTTCGGCACAGTGACCGGCGGCCTAGGGCCGATCGCTGGTGCGAGGCTTCGAATACTTACACTCAAAGAAATGGTCCCGGGGCAACAGATTCAAATTATTGCCACAACAGATTCCGCCGGGCGATTCAATGTCGCCGTGCCCCCGGGATACTATGGTGTTGAGTTGACAGCGCCGGGCCTCTACCAGCCCCTTTGGTATTCCGAAAATGGACTCAGTGCCGGCATCTCGGAGGCGGACACTCTCTCCATTACTTCAGCCGGTGACTCGATTCGAGTCGATTTTATCTTAGGGGGATTGGAAATCCATCTTCAAACCCCCACGGTGCTCGACGGCATGGCGCTGATCTGCGGCCTTGAAGAGGCGCTGTCGGCCCATCCCCAAAATCAGGCCCGCTCCGATCCGCAATCGGGGGAGAGAACTTTTACATTCGAAGTCGTTCCATCGGGGGACTATTTCGTAAAAATCACGGTCTTTAATCCCGAGAAGGGCAACGGATCTTCCTTCTGGCTTCCTTCGGCGCTGGATCGCCCGACGGCCGAATCATTCCATGTTGACCCCATGAATTTAACATCCGCCACCCGCGAGATTCCGGAGCCTGCCGCTCTACAGGGAGCCATCGGCGGCCGCTGGGCGGAATTGGAAGCCGGCCGGCCGAACATCAGATTTTATAACGCCCAGGAAACTGTCATCGGCTCACACTCTGTCGATGAATCAGGGGTGTACAATATACCGATCTTTGCCGCGGGCAGCCTTCGTCTCAGGGTGTCGATGGGTTATTCAGACCAGTGGATCGGCGGCGAGGATTATTCTTCCGCACACGCCTTTGACATTGTCCCAGGAAATGATTTCCCGGTCGACGACATCTCCATTGGCGGTCTTCAGTGCCTGCTGGTTGGAGACCCGGAGTGGGAACCCTACAACGCGACCATTGAAATCTTTAATCAAGAGGGCACCCGCGTGACGATGGCGCGGCCCGATCAAGATAATACTTTACCGATTCCCCTGTTCTCAGCCGACATCTTCAAACTCAGAATGAAGTGGAACGGCGCGTCGTCGTGGCGGCCGCAGTGGTTCGATCGCGCCACTTCCATCGACGAGGCCACCGCCCTATATCTGCCCGCCGAGGGAGAAATTGTTTCCGTTTTAATCACCCTGGAAGAGGGCGGAACGATCGCCGGAGGAATCATCAAAGCCGATGGAGAACCGGCTTCGGAATTCCCGCTTGCCGTCATCGCGGTTGACCCGGAGTGGAGCTGGTCAAACTACTGGAGAACATCATCCGACGGCGCCTATCTCATTGAGGGGCTGCCCGACGGGGAATTCATTGTCGGCGTTCGTCACTCGTGCCCGGAATGCAATGTCGTCACTTGGTATCCCGGCACCACCGAGCAGGATTCGGCTCAGACGATCACAATTCTCGATGCACAGGATGTCACGGGAATTGATTTCCAGCTTCAGTCAACACTGTCACAACTCACGCCATAA
- a CDS encoding DMT family transporter, translating to MTLHTTSGRWKLGFLLSVITALLWGALPIALKTLLGGMDAITITWYRFLASAVLLAAYLAARRRRARSVRPKGLLLLLIIVCCLCLCANYIIYLIGLDHLTPSIAQVVIQLAPGFMLLGGVFIYRERFVRLQWTGMLVFVAGMGLFFNGRLALLIGGLTDYTIGILLIITAAIAWAVYGLTQKQLLRCYSSEMILLVIYIFGAVAFFPAAHPGQIATLNTLQVFLLIFAALNTLFAYGCFAEALEHWEASRVSAVLATVPVLTVFLMMIVSSLWPQVIEPENLSPISLAGALLVVGGSIMAAVSSDPKHQIPPLQTPEP from the coding sequence ATGACTCTTCATACAACCTCCGGCCGGTGGAAACTCGGCTTTTTGCTGTCCGTTATCACCGCTCTGTTGTGGGGCGCACTTCCAATTGCCTTGAAGACTCTTTTGGGTGGGATGGATGCCATTACGATCACCTGGTACCGCTTTCTGGCTTCCGCCGTACTTCTCGCCGCCTATCTGGCCGCCCGAAGACGCCGGGCCCGCAGCGTGCGTCCGAAGGGTCTGCTTCTCCTGCTTATAATTGTCTGCTGTCTCTGTCTTTGCGCCAACTATATTATCTATCTTATCGGTCTCGATCATCTGACGCCGAGCATTGCACAGGTCGTGATACAATTGGCGCCCGGATTTATGCTTTTGGGCGGCGTCTTTATCTATCGTGAGCGCTTTGTCCGCCTGCAGTGGACAGGGATGCTCGTTTTTGTCGCCGGCATGGGGCTGTTCTTTAATGGAAGGCTGGCATTGCTCATTGGCGGCCTCACGGATTATACAATCGGCATTCTGTTGATTATCACCGCGGCGATCGCGTGGGCTGTTTATGGTCTTACTCAAAAACAGCTCCTGAGATGCTATTCCTCGGAAATGATCCTTCTTGTGATCTATATCTTCGGAGCGGTCGCGTTTTTTCCGGCGGCGCATCCTGGACAGATTGCGACCCTCAACACCCTGCAGGTCTTCTTATTGATCTTTGCGGCGTTAAACACACTTTTCGCTTATGGCTGTTTTGCCGAGGCGCTGGAACACTGGGAGGCCTCCCGCGTCAGCGCCGTCCTGGCGACCGTTCCTGTTCTCACCGTTTTCTTGATGATGATCGTTTCGTCGCTTTGGCCTCAGGTCATTGAGCCGGAGAACCTGAGTCCGATAAGCCTGGCCGGCGCCCTGCTGGTTGTCGGCGGATCAATAATGGCCGCGGTCAGCAGCGATCCCAAGCATCAGATCCCGCCGCTTCAAACGCCGGAACCCTGA
- a CDS encoding carboxypeptidase-like regulatory domain-containing protein — protein MSSYAKNLCRWSYSLGSFVRHIFPLAVLLILLGIVQTGCDDDCPAAPIPSQERITGRVINTHGPVPGVVVEASSATGQPYGDSFLSRKITDSNGRFDIPVPIGGYFLRMKDPIEGNFIWYTSSGLTLGHQIADTLKVLSGCDSIRADFILGSVEIQLQRPPELSGEEFRCRLESAVDRSVAFDIDSGVNSENGVLETDFLPPGQYFIKVIYYHSNQQHSCFWLPSTLDPAAADAITIYPQERTTWTENLFSPCYLQGQIDTRWVEFEHYGREISFFGPDSTALASHPIDDQWQFSIPFLAEGHVRLKMNISRFENWVGGDSYVDAREYALHPGTTVTTDSIPIGGIICHLSGNLDLEWYSGEISVYTLEEKIISSSDGANLIAIPFLAAGEYKLRVQWRNATPWRPQWYHLATHFDDATPIVLEKEGSMKNIDITLERGGRIAGTVLTSSGGAANRMSLRVKSNSGDWSWTYGLYTFYDGTYLIEGLPDGEFIIGVRHASPEYDRITWYPGVAEEDSAQGITIIDASDVVGIDFQMLAPLDPSSP, from the coding sequence TTGTCAAGCTACGCCAAAAATCTCTGCCGCTGGAGCTACTCATTGGGGAGTTTTGTGCGGCATATTTTTCCGCTTGCGGTTCTTCTTATACTGTTAGGCATCGTCCAAACGGGATGTGATGACGATTGCCCAGCGGCCCCGATACCAAGCCAAGAAAGAATCACCGGCCGCGTCATAAATACCCACGGACCCGTTCCCGGCGTCGTCGTCGAAGCCTCCTCGGCTACCGGCCAACCATATGGCGACTCCTTTCTTTCTCGTAAAATTACAGATAGTAATGGGCGGTTCGACATTCCCGTACCCATCGGCGGCTATTTTTTGCGGATGAAAGATCCGATAGAAGGCAACTTCATCTGGTATACATCGTCGGGTTTGACTCTGGGGCACCAAATCGCGGACACATTGAAAGTTTTATCAGGGTGTGATTCCATCCGGGCGGATTTCATTCTTGGGAGCGTGGAAATTCAACTTCAGCGGCCGCCGGAGCTATCGGGAGAAGAATTTCGATGTCGTTTAGAATCGGCCGTGGATCGGAGTGTCGCATTTGATATAGACTCCGGGGTCAATTCTGAGAATGGAGTTCTAGAGACAGACTTTCTCCCGCCGGGTCAATATTTCATCAAGGTCATCTACTACCATTCAAACCAGCAGCATTCTTGTTTTTGGCTCCCCTCAACACTCGACCCAGCCGCGGCCGATGCCATTACAATTTACCCGCAGGAAAGAACAACGTGGACGGAGAACCTCTTCTCGCCCTGTTACCTTCAGGGGCAAATCGATACTCGCTGGGTGGAATTTGAACATTATGGCAGAGAAATCTCCTTTTTCGGGCCGGATTCAACCGCCCTTGCGTCTCATCCCATCGATGATCAATGGCAATTCAGTATTCCATTCCTCGCAGAGGGACATGTCCGGCTCAAGATGAATATTTCGAGGTTCGAAAATTGGGTCGGTGGCGATAGCTATGTTGATGCGCGTGAATATGCCCTCCATCCCGGGACCACCGTAACTACAGATTCCATCCCTATTGGTGGAATTATTTGTCATCTATCTGGAAATCTTGACCTGGAATGGTATAGCGGAGAGATTTCCGTGTATACCCTGGAAGAGAAAATTATTTCTTCCAGTGACGGTGCCAATCTTATAGCAATCCCTTTTCTTGCTGCCGGTGAATACAAACTTCGTGTGCAATGGCGAAACGCAACTCCTTGGAGACCGCAATGGTATCATCTTGCCACGCATTTTGATGATGCAACTCCCATTGTTTTGGAAAAAGAGGGAAGCATGAAGAATATAGATATCACTCTGGAAAGGGGGGGTAGAATAGCGGGCACGGTACTGACCTCTTCTGGAGGAGCGGCCAACAGGATGAGTCTCCGAGTAAAATCCAACAGTGGAGATTGGTCTTGGACTTATGGCTTGTACACATTCTACGATGGCACCTATCTCATCGAGGGCTTGCCAGACGGCGAATTCATCATCGGGGTTCGGCACGCCTCACCGGAGTATGACCGTATCACTTGGTATCCCGGCGTTGCCGAAGAAGATTCGGCCCAGGGCATTACAATCATTGATGCGAGTGATGTCGTGGGAATCGATTTTCAGATGCTGGCGCCGCTGGATCCGAGCTCCCCATAA